Proteins from a genomic interval of Zingiber officinale cultivar Zhangliang chromosome 2A, Zo_v1.1, whole genome shotgun sequence:
- the LOC122042569 gene encoding receptor like protein 29-like — protein MASSCLAKLFACCCWMLVMVHAVDDGEGGAGMETGELLALFEVMGALLQDSGWAQLHPRPCTDTPWLGVQCEMVQDPYLHVTKLHIGPDVASPPCKSSARLSPAILRLPYLKSLSLLGCFLAADDESVPLPPSLFTNASSLEQLVIKSNAGLAGTIPPSLGSLRRLRVLCLSQNGLRGDIPRELGSLARLEQLDLSYNDLAGSIPAEIGGLSSLTILDLSWNGLRGEIPPSIGQLRRLQKLDLSCNNISGRIPAEAGRLESLVLLDLSRNSLAGPLPDGLSGLRRVQYFLAESNPIGTAIPRFLGAIKSLMVLDLSGCGLSGPVPPFLAALGNLTTLSLDRNRLSGKIPCSLETIPNLDQLNLSQNLLTGELAFSDEFVRRLGGRLDVRDNRGLCMNPPSHRNPLLPFYSQAPPCLTTASSISNSGPETNNETMKSISNTLRSNHATLIAGLVVVVIIAVASGV, from the coding sequence ATGGCTTCTTCTTGCCTTGCTAAGCTTTTCGCATGTTGCTGTTGGATGCTCGTCATGGTTCACGCCGTGGATGATGGAGAAGGAGGAGCTGGAATGGAGACCGGTGAGCTCTTGGCTTTGTTCGAGGTGATGGGTGCCCTGCTTCAGGACTCCGGCTGGGCTCAGCTCCATCCCCGCCCGTGCACTGACACTCCGTGGCTTGGAGTCCAGTGCGAGATGGTGCAGGATCCTTATCTCCATGTCACGAAGCTCCACATCGGGCCGGATGTTGCCTCGCCGCCGTGCAAGAGCTCAGCGCGACTCTCGCCGGCGATCCTCCGCCTGCCTTACCTCAAGAGCCTCTCTTTGCTCGGCTGCTTCCTCGCCGCTGACGACGAGTCGGTgcccctccctccctccctcttcACCAACGCCTCATCATTGGAGCAGCTGGTGATCAAGTCCAACGCCGGCCTCGCCGGGACCATCCCTCCCTCCCTGGGCTCCCTCCGCCGCCTCAGGGTCCTCTGCCTCTCGCAGAATGGCCTCCGTGGAGACATCCCGAGGGAGCTCGGGTCGCTTGCGAGATTAGAGCAACTCGACCTCAGCTACAACGATCTCGCCGGCTCCATCCCCGCGGAGATTGGCGGACTTTCGAGCTTGACCATCTTGGACCTGAGCTGGAACGGGCTGCGAGGCGAGATCCCTCCTTCAATCGGTCAGCTGCGGCGGCTCCAGAAGCTCGACCTGAGCTGCAACAACATCTCAGGGAGGATCCCAGCCGAGGCAGGCAGGTTGGAGAGTCTGGTCTTGCTGGATTTGAGCCGCAACTCCTTGGCAGGGCCGCTGCCGGATGGATTATCAGGTTTGAGGCGAGTCCAGTACTTCCTCGCCGAGAGCAACCCTATCGGCACAGCCATCCCTCGTTTTCTTGGGGCAATCAAGAGCTTGATGGTGCTCGACCTCTCAGGCTGCGGGCTCTCAGGCCCCGTGCCGCCATTTCTTGCTGCGCTCGGCAACCTCACGACCCTGTCCTTGGACAGGAACAGGCTCAGTGGCAAAATTCCTTGTTCGTTAGAGACAATTCCCAACCTCGATCAACTCAACCTCAGTCAAAACCTCCTCACCGGGGAGCTTGCTTTCTCCGACGAGTTCGTGAGGAGGCTCGGGGGGAGACTGGATGTGAGGGACAACCGGGGGCTGTGCATGAACCCACCCAGCCACCGGAACCCTCTTCTCCCATTCTACTCGCAAGCTCCGCCATGTCTGACCACTGCCAGCTCCATCAGCAACAGTGGCCCAGAGACAAACAACGAGACAATGAAGTCGATTTCCAACACTTTGAGATCGAATCATGCAACACTCATTGCTGGCTTGGTTGTGGTCGTGATCATAGCAGTAGCTTCAGGTGTTTAA